Proteins from a genomic interval of Pecten maximus chromosome 13, xPecMax1.1, whole genome shotgun sequence:
- the LOC117340680 gene encoding monocarboxylate transporter 12-like has product MVCGRQQTTDGVWGWVITFASFMINLLVDGVCCTYGVIFPALLDHFGENKAMTQLLNSILIGTLFAFGIGFGMMYLPAIVIVCSHFEKRKSLATGIVVCGTGVGVFVFAPLSEFLLETYSWRGTMWIIAALNLHGVIFAAIYTSPETDSRRNITKVTGFQTLSQQSNDIASESKDICQRLCLPFKSMFDFSLLKSPTMLMYGASCFIIMLAGFACLRSLMMVELLPEYEPHSSFGLVSLSMGLAVFIGPPVSGALSDISGSYNMAFYFGGTSLVLGGLISLPLRRLSEWERRKQKDETVDVDRREKNVNILSTETKSLWRSYVRVTFKPINDSQFVVNLHMPVFIN; this is encoded by the exons ATGGTATGTGGACGACAACAGACCACAGACGGTGTTTGGGGATGGGTTATCACATTTGCATCATTCATGATCAACCTGCTTGTGGATGGAGTGTGTTGCACATACGGAGTCATCTTCCCGGCACTTCTCGACCATTTCGGAGAAAACAAAGCGATGACACAGCTGTTAAACTCAATATTGATTGGAACCCTTTTCGCTTTTG GTATTGGATTTGGCATGATGTATCTACCGGCGATTGTGATAGTCTGTTCACACTTTGAAAAACGAAAGTCCTTGGCCACAGGGATTGTCGTTTGTGGCACTGGAGTGGGAGTGTTTGTGTTTGCTCCTCTAAGCGAATTTCTTTTGGAGACATACTCTTGGCGTGGAACAATGTGGATTATTGCAGCACTTAATCTCCATGGTGTTATTTTTGCAGCCATCTACACATCACCAGAAACAGATTCTCGACGTAACATTACTAAAGTCACAGGATTTCAAACTCTGTCTCAACAAAGTAATGATATTGCAAGTGAATCCAAGGATATTTGTCAACGATTATGTTTACCATTTAAATCCATGTTTGATTTTTCGCTCCTTAAAAGTCCTACCATGTTGATGTACGGGGCATCATGTTTTATCATCATGTTAG CGGGTTTTGCCTGTCTGAGAAGTCTTATGATGGTAGAGCTTTTACCGGAATATGAGCCACACAGTTCGTTTGGATTAGTTTCTCTGAGTATGGGACTGGCTGTATTCATTGGACCACCTGTGTCAG GAGCATTGTCTGACATCAGCGGAAGTTACAACATGGCCTTCTACTTCGGCGGCACCTCTCTTGTACTTGGAGGTTTAATATCCCTTCCTCTAAGACGCCTCTCAGAATGGGAGAGACGTAAAcagaaggatgaaacagttgATGTAGATCggagagaaaaaaatgttaacattttatcgACTGAAA CTAAGAGCTTATGGCGGTCTTACGTGCGTGTGACCTTCAAACCAATCAATGACAGTCAGTTTGTCGTCAATTTACATATGCCGGTATTTATCAATTAA